The following are from one region of the Desulfuromonas acetoxidans DSM 684 genome:
- the serB gene encoding phosphoserine phosphatase SerB has translation MENRLILITITGQDRPGVIAKVAQLIADTDGARIRDIEQTTTHTQMVLTLLLDLSAGGSSEKPLIKDLLFQSKEMGLDLDFAVISEDEYRRKTAGNTYVVTILGSRVDARSLAEVTGLLAEASANVVRISKLTQRELRCVELLISTDGQLDIPALKRKLLQVGGSQRVDVAVQKERLYRRAKRLVVMDMDSTLIQVEVIDELARLAGVGEDVARITEQAMNGELDFGQSLAARVALLKGLKEEALDEVYRSIPFTPGARNLVHILKRLGFRTAVISGGFKFFTDRLQQELGLDYAFANQLEIVNGEVTGRTMGRIVDGECKAQLLEEIAEREGVTLDQVIAIGDGANDLPMLGKAGLGIAFNAKARVREQADTHINQQSLDSILYLLGLSEREMDEISA, from the coding sequence ATGGAAAACCGCCTGATTCTGATTACCATCACCGGTCAGGACCGTCCCGGCGTCATCGCCAAAGTCGCCCAACTGATTGCCGATACCGATGGGGCGCGGATTCGCGATATTGAACAGACCACCACCCACACCCAGATGGTGTTAACCTTGTTGCTCGATCTGTCCGCGGGAGGCAGCAGCGAAAAGCCGTTGATCAAAGATTTGCTGTTTCAGTCCAAGGAGATGGGGTTGGATCTCGATTTTGCCGTGATCAGTGAAGATGAATACCGGCGCAAGACTGCCGGCAACACCTATGTCGTGACCATCCTCGGTAGCCGGGTGGATGCGCGCTCCCTGGCCGAAGTGACTGGTCTGCTTGCTGAAGCTTCCGCCAATGTAGTGCGCATCTCCAAATTGACCCAACGTGAATTGCGCTGCGTTGAGTTGCTGATCAGTACCGATGGACAGCTCGACATCCCGGCGCTGAAGCGGAAACTGCTGCAGGTTGGTGGCAGTCAGCGTGTCGATGTGGCGGTGCAAAAAGAGAGACTTTACCGTCGGGCCAAGCGATTGGTGGTGATGGATATGGACTCCACTCTGATTCAGGTTGAGGTGATCGACGAATTGGCCCGTTTGGCCGGCGTTGGTGAGGACGTGGCGCGCATCACCGAGCAGGCCATGAACGGTGAACTCGATTTTGGTCAGTCGCTGGCCGCCCGCGTTGCCCTGCTCAAAGGCTTGAAGGAGGAGGCGCTTGACGAGGTGTATCGTTCTATCCCGTTTACTCCCGGTGCCCGGAATCTGGTGCATATCCTCAAACGTCTCGGTTTTCGCACTGCAGTGATCTCCGGCGGTTTTAAATTCTTTACCGATCGTTTGCAGCAGGAACTCGGGCTTGATTACGCCTTTGCCAACCAGCTGGAGATCGTCAATGGCGAGGTCACTGGCCGCACCATGGGCCGGATCGTTGACGGCGAGTGCAAGGCACAACTGCTCGAAGAGATCGCGGAGCGCGAAGGGGTCACCCTTGACCAGGTGATTGCCATCGGCGATGGAGCCAACGATCTGCCCATGCTCGGCAAGGCCGGGCTCGGTATTGCTTTCAACGCCAAGGCCCGTGTCCGTGAACAGGCCGATACCCATATCAACCAGCAGAGCCTCGATTCCATCCTCTACCTGCTTGGCCTGTCGGAACGTGAAATGGACGAGATCAGCGCATGA